The Centroberyx gerrardi isolate f3 chromosome 8, fCenGer3.hap1.cur.20231027, whole genome shotgun sequence genomic sequence GCATGGAGACTGCAATGTTGAGAGAAGCCTTGTCGAGGATCAGGCCCTTAACTCTAGGTGTTCTGTTGGCGGTGAAAACAGACTCACAAAACCACACCATAGACATCAATGGGAATTTGGGAACCAATTATAGGCAATCGTGCCATGCAGGGCAGAGAGTATGCAGGTCTTCTTTCCCTCCAAACACCAAAcggcaggtgatttcactgattaacacaccttcaaccagagaggaggaactcatcagctggtgtagtgtttggttggaatgaaaacctgcatactgtCTCAGCCCTCCATGGTACATAGTCGCCTGCCCCTGATTTAAACCATTAAGCCACTTTGGTTGTGTGTAGTTTTTGAACATCCATTGCACTTGCAGGATAAAGCACTTCTAGCAGCCCGTCTATTTTAGGGTTCTAGGGCCTGTCAGGAAACCTCAGGATTAATCAAACAGACTGAACAGATTTTAATGTCACGCACCATTAACTTGTTTCACTGTAACAGAGCTCTCTGTGCACCCACTGCTCTGgattaaatgtattatatgtttctgtatttaattgtattaatttactgtgattatgcaTATTGCTAGAAGCCAATTTTCTCATTAGGttaaaaaattaattaattagccCGCCCTGAGATTTAGGTGAACACCATGTATTTTGACCTTGGCCTGTCATTTAAGGCAAAACTATGtttaatatatacacatacagagGAGAATGCAGCTAGTCTATAAGTTTGTCACTTTTGGTTTATCACACAGAAAAAGTAATTGCATCATACACTACACACTCGGTTTGCGGTTATGAGAAACAACTGGACCTGGACACACGTGAATGGGCTTAGTATTCTCATGCCATCAATTTGCCAGAAACGGCTGATGAAATGTCTCATATTTGCTTGTTTAGCATTTAACTTCACATTCAACTCGCTCCGTCTTCCAAGAAAAGAGAAGGCTCACAGCAGCGAACCTCGACACCCACAGATCCACTGACTGTGAAGGTCATCACTGAGGCTGACTTGAGTCCAGGAAAAAAAGGACATGGTTTGGAGGCATTTATTGGCACTACAAGTAAAGAAATGTTTCAAATGGTTAAAAGTGCGGGACACAGTGGGCCTAAtggagggaaacacacactttaTCAGAAACAGTGGAAGTCCTGGCGCTGTTGGTGCCCTCGGTGAGATCATGCAAAGATGCCATGAATGCATCTGAAGTGATAAAATTACATCATTATATAATAAACCACAATTGCTCCCGTTTGTAAATAACCTATCACTGCTACATGTCATACAtatatgcatttgtgtatgttaATTACTGCAGAAATCTAGTTAGGCCTACTTAAAGTCAAATTTTCTGTTTAGTATGCTTTCGTGATATAGGACTATTGACAGTCCTGTGACTTCTGTGCCTGTACAAATCCAGTCTATGACATCGGAAGTCTCTGACAGCATTGCATAATTCTCTGGTCCTACATTAATACACAGTTGGGCCGCTCGTCTCTATCATCATAATAATTTTCAATCAGCTTGTGCTTTGATTTACAGAGCTTGTTTATcttggctgctgctgtgaaGGAAGAAATGCATCAGATGAGAAGACTAATTATGAGATTGAACTTGACCTGTAAGATTTCATATaggtgtttcctttatttttaccATACGCTGTACATGCTAGCCAGTAAATtagcaactaaaaacaaaacaaaaaaaacacaaaccagaGAGCAGGATTGGGTTAGTTCATTTCCatccaaaacatttttattgtcctccaaactgaaaggtttaccCTGTAATTTGGCTTGTTTATCGAGCCAAAAACATACATTGCATTTCTTAAGGTAGCAGTGGAGGCATACAAAGATCTTTTTACTgagagaaatgaatggaaagagCATACAGGATTCTCTCCTTCAAGTCACATGTTGAATAATCTTTGCATTCATGAGCAATTGAGAGAGGATTAATTTCAGATCACGGGAAGCTGGAGAGAGTAGCATCTGGTCTTacgaaagagaaaaaaaaaacaaagaaaaacaaccgTATCAAGACCAGGGTTGTGTTTCTTCCATATTACAAAAGGCCTGAAAACGGTCACACTGAAGAGATTGTTACCATGACGGATCTCCTGCCTCAGAGTTGTATATCGCCTTTATGTAGAGCATTTGTAGTGTACACAGATGGACACTTCTCTGGATATGCAATTCAAAACCAAAGTGCCCACAGTTGATATAAAGCAAGGTCGCATGACCCAATACATGTGATGTCACACAAGGGGGAGGGGGTTGAGACTGGATATGAACGGAACCAAACTCGGCcaacagtctgtctgtgtgtggcgCAGAAATGTCACTGATGTGGCAATCGACACCCTAAATTTACAGTTACTCGGGTGTCTGAACAACAGAGAACGACCTCCCCGTCTAGTGACTGTGCAGTTAAAAATGGGCACATGGTGATTTAAGCTCATGCTTAAGTTGTGGTAAACCATCCAAGCACTTCTTTAATTAATAACTATAAATACACAGCAGCGTTTTTGTCGGAGAGgtttctgtctgcctcctctccctgggtgagtgtgtgaggaCGTGTTTGTCTCTTAACGGCTAACTATGCTTGCTCATCTGCTAGAGGAAACATGGGTTATATGGAATTGATTATCAACTTTCATATAGATTTtctataatatatttatatagttatttttcctttctctcacgCACCCACCTCGCTTGCTCACTTTCACATTCTCTCGTCTCGCTACTTTTATTCAATGTACACAACGTAATAAACATGGGGATGAGTGGGGAGCGACAGAGCTGAAATGACAatcactgagaaaaaaaaaacaaagccaaaaagaaCCGCAgtcttttttttcatccattGGCAGTTGGACAGACACTGTGGTCAGCCAGTTACAATGGTGGTTTGGGGGGGAAGCGGCCATGTCATCAaaggggcggggcggggggctCTTTCTTCGTTGCTGTTGTTTTAGTTGTCGTTTTCATCGTCTTGGTAGCGGGGGTCGTCTCCTTGAGGTTGAGGTTCTCCAGTGCCACGTCCAAGGTCATGACCTCCACACAGCCCATGGCCTCGAAGTCAGCGAAATTCCGCAACGGCCCGTGACAGTCATCCTCATCCTCGGAGGAAGAAGCCGAGGCGTCCTCGTCGGGCAGCAGTGTGGACAGCAACAGCTCCGTCACAAACAGGCTCCGGTCGGCCCACTGGGCCTCGCACGCCTGCCGCTCTGACTCAGACAGTCGCGGTTCGCTCAGCCTGCGAAGGGAAGACGGATTGAGCAGTgatgagaaagggagggggagacaaGAGTGTGTAaagatttaaaatgaaagagagagggacaaattAGGTGacaagagagaatgagaagggaggaagggccCACATTTAGACAATTACAACAGTTACAAAAATGAGGGAAATCAGACAAAAACAATAGTAGAACAGGCCAACCTGCTGAGTAGAAACTGGGAGCTGTGTGCAGTATGCTGCGCATTGGGCTCGGGGGGACCTGGGTTGGGGCTGGGGTTGGTATTGTGGTTGGCGCTGGGGTTTGGGTTGGCGGCAGCCGAGTTGGTATTGAGGATTGCATTGGCGCGGCCCCCACCCCGTGTGGCATTGCGGGCCGTCTCCAGCTGCTGGCGCGCCGCTTGGGCCTGCTGGCGCTCCAACTGGAGTTGcatctggagctgctggagctgagaGGCCGAGGGGCCCGAGCTCAGCTGGCCGCCCGCCGAACGCCGCACCCCCGACAGCTGGGACAGGAGCTCTggggagagggcagaggagaggggctTGCTGTCAGGATCGGCGGTGGAGAGGACACCGAGGAGCAAGGAGGTGGATGTACAGTTCACTCCTGTGCTGCCAGCCTGCACCACCTCCACCATCAACTCTGCTATACTGGCTTTGACTGGATGACTGATTGACTACTAGCTTTTATACCAAGTGGTTTCTCAGCCAGTTGGCCCGAATGAGGCAGAAtaccaaccagtcagccagccagtaagTCTAACAGGAAGTATGGTGGTTTCACAGCAAGGCCGTATATCTACAAACAGCCAGCCAGTAGTCTCTTGGGTGGTCAGCAAGTATGCTTGTTTTGTGGCAGTGAGAGGCAGGGGTCATTTCTAGAGCAAGCTCCTAGCTATACACCTAATTAATCAGTCCCAGTAATAGCTGCTGTTGGCTCGTGAATGTACTTACATGTAAGGGATAATACCTGAAAAGGTGCTGGGCCAATATGTCATTTATTAACTGTTTACATACACCTTGAAGAACATTATCCTGCTCATACCTGGCCAAAGATTAAATATAAGGAGTGCGGATTCATATGTTCATAAATTTGACATTCAAAATTTTAAATTTGCTTGCTAGCAATATCTGTTTCCCTAGTGACACCTGAGAGTCTGACCTGGGAAATATGTGGGTTGACCGTCAGTGTTACACGGTTTGACCCTGATACTGAGGCTGAGACCAGGGTCAAACGCTGCTCTGCTTGGTGTGAAGGTTCAGTGCTCAACCAGTGTCATGGGGCCACTACTCTTTGTCTTGTTTTCCCTGGCaggaagtgtaagtgtaagtgtgACGTAAAAGGCACACAAAGTGTCGCCGGTTAATTTAATTAGAAACCAACAACATCCGTTCcggacttcttgactgcagagTGATATAAGGATTGTGTTCACAAAGTTGAGACAACAGGCAGCGGCAACAGCAGAACAGCTAACGATACCTAGCAAAATTCTACCAAAGACGATATAGAGAgctggaaagaaagaaaaaattaaGAACTTCTCTCCATTTGAAGGAAGAAGCAATTCACAGGCACATAATAGGCAAAGTGGGGGATTTGGTAAACATGTCTGCTTTTTACACCATTGTAAGGTAAGAGCCCTTAGAGAAGTGACCAATAAACAAGCAACTTGTGTATGCTGTTCTGTACCCGGTCGGGTGTGACTGGCAGTGACATGGGACACAAGTTTGTTTACAGTTTACCTAATACCAGATCAGCATACCGTAATATTCCTGGGCCACGTGTGTGCAAGGGGTAAAATTAACATGAGGAGCTGCAATAGTCAAATAACATGAGAAAATGTTACTTGACTAGTGCAGCTAATTGGACAATTAAGCAGAGCAGGTCATTATCACAAAATCACAAGTCTTAATCCCTCTGAAAGGGcttattttgaaataatgacTGGTTCCCTGTACATCCCATTACACAGCTAATTACCAAACATATTAatcatttcacaaaaaataCTAATTTAAAAAGTGATTTTATAATGagctaaagtaatttacaagtAACTGCCACAAAAATAGTTAAGCAGGACTACAACCATAGAAACacctgtagctagcatccatgctacactgtagcagcaCTGTAACcagagcaacacaaacaaatcTGGTAAGATTGCCATTCGGCCTCTAACCACCAATCAAAAGTTTTTGTGctctctgaataaattaaaagtaatattgGAAAAATGTTCCATGTTTCTAACCTTGATAGGTTAACCGATTCTCTGGTTctctgcagtaaccaaggagtaacgtctttttggcacaaattgtcggcagttaatttgattagaaaaaCAATACCCGGTTCGGGTCTGTTATGTAAAACAGctgtctgttattcagaaataggCAAGTTCAGAATGCgttcactggccaatcagaactcAGTATTCAACAGAGCCAtgtaagattaagattaagacaCTTTATTTGTCATTGTAGGCATACAACGAAATTATGTTTGGTAATGGCAATAAaccttaataataataatataacctGTAATAAAGAGGGTTATCTAGTTCTAAATTAGGTGTGAAGTTGGTTAAGCTAAGGAGGGGCTACCAAGCACTATTTATGATCCTGCTGGGAATCAGAAGACATGGTGTGACAGCATGTATGATAGAGCTACACCAGTCAGATTGTTAGTCTAACAATATATCAGTCAAGTCAACCACCCAGCAGGTATGGCAGGCCATTAGAGAGTCGAGGGTGCACTGGCTGGTGCCTTGTTTGCAAGGCAGACTGGAACATGGCCACTCATTATGGCACAGCTGGAGCTGACATGGCGAGTGCCAAGCGCTGAACCGGATTAAAATTGGGAACAGGATAAACAAGGAATTGCCACGGCAACATCTCTGCCCACACATTACTTTACTAGACTACCTGCAAGTGCATTCTGAAACATGCACTAGGGATGTAGAGTATCTAAGCTACTgcagttgttttgtttgtatatGTATGGAACAACTTCTAATAAGACAACTCTTAAATCCATATGCACTTTATACATGTGTGATATACTTCAATGTGAACTGGTATTTTGTGTGTCAGACCTCCTGCAGTTGCAGCTGTGTGACAGTCCTGTGTAGTTAAACAGAATAAAAGTATTTGTTTTCCGACTGACCTGGATTAGGCGCCATGGCTTCTTGTTTTACAGCTGCGCGCCTCAGAGCGAGCCTATATTGTGTATAGCGTGCATGAGTTCAACATGTAACCATGGCCTCCCTCGTCTCCATGTGCATGTTGTGTGACTGACCTGCTATGGGATCCATGGCCTCTCTGCTGTAGTTGGAGCTCTGTGAGGAGCTCTGACTGGTGGAGAGCCCCCCTGTGGTGCTGCTGGTGAAGTGCATGTTAGACCTGCGGGCACGAGGACCACCCAGACCACGCCCAGGGTGGAACATCCTCCTCACATGCCGCACCCCACTTGACTCATCGTAAAGCTCGCCGTTAAGGAATACACAATGCGACATGTAATCACACAgtcacttctcctcctccgcaTGCACACTACACTGCTGCACTGCCTGGTGCATGTCATGTCCACTCAGACACATGCATGAGGGAGCGCACCGAGCATGCCCACTAACAAAAGCTCTGGCCCCATTTTGGGGAGTTTGTGACGTACTTGTtctttcaatttttattttccttatttttcAGTTCTTGCATCTTAAGTtttctgtaaaacactttgtgatAATCCTGTTTGTTAAAAGCGCTCTATAAATAACTTGGATCTTAAGATTGCTGTCATTCGGTCCTCCCTGCCTATCCCAGAGTGCAATTCACAGAGAATACATCTGATGGTTTTTGACTGGCACAAGCAGATGCTGGCATTTGAGCACTTAGCACTATGGGACAGGTAATGAAACCTGATGCCCACCATCTTATGAACTTTGTTCACTGTTGGACTGCACCGAAGCATTATAATACAATTTTTAAAATTCTTcacaaatgtttattttccGCTTTCCTGAAATGGCAACACCTTGTACTTATGTGGACTGTCTGAGTGAAAGAAGTGGTGTACGGTCACTTCCAAATGAATCCCAGGGCAATTTGTGTGGTCCAGATTGCTTTGTCATGGTAAAGATGGGACAAGACCCAAGGAGCTGTCCATTTATTCTTATCTGATCAGTGATTTGAATCTTAAAAGGGATGTATACGCATTATTAGGATATGGTGTAATTGCCCAATACACTTGAGGCCTTCCATTGTTTCATTCAACACAGCAGGTCCCCCACTTTGTCCACTGgtttacataataataattcaatgACAGATTAAGTCGCTATCTTCCCAATGGTGTATTTGATTCGATCTGAATTAGAGGTGAACTTGTAATCTCTCTAAAAGGAATCTCAGTCACAGCTGAGTGGGAATGTgcttgaaaaaaaacatctagtCAGTGATTCAACAACATTTGCTTGTGTGCAGGTAAACAAGGCCCACTGAAACACCCAAGCAGGAGttcaaaatcttcaaaatgtcaaaaagcaaagaaaaatagctGTCAGCAGGAAGCCTGTGGGACAATGTTGTTGAAAAACTGACAAACAGACcttgtttagaaaaaaaaaacctgtgttGTCCTGCATGTCAGACATTTATTGGACAAATCTTACAGCAGCAGGATGTGGACAAAACCAGGCTATAGTCACTTTGCAATAAGGTTGTATAATTCACCGACATATCAAGGTTTTACACCGTTTAAAGCCACGGTAGGCAAGTCTGAAGGAAAACAGGAAGATGAACGCACTtagctccctctcccccctcactTCACTGCCCACCAAGCCAGAGGCAATCGGCATGCAACTGACTGACAACTCAGAGCAAAACCCTCCTGCTCCAGCGCCTCAACTGCTCAGATGACCacaatatttactttttatttatttgtttatttactaAACAAATAGAGAAATGGCGCTATCAATATTGCTGAGATTTGGACATAATCATTCTCATTTATGTTCACTGAACACGGGGATTGcttttgctgaattcaaacaaaatgtctaTTATAAAAACCCtacctacagcagctttaaTGTTTTTAGCAAAATGCCAACAAATTTCACCAGAAATGTGTCAATTTCACTAAACGGACAGCTCCCCGAGTCTAGTCCCATCTTCAATATGACAAAGCAATCTGGACCACACAAAAGCATAAGCATAACAATTCTGCATACACTAGTTTCCACaaagaaaccttgggatctcTACTTTTGTTTAAGTGACTGATTCAAACCCAAATTAAACTAAACTGTTGTTGCCGCCCTCAATGTTGACTAGCTGTCGACATACAAATATTATGTTGCAGCCTAACACTTGAAAAGGATATCAAGTCTCTGGGTGCTCTGTGTTCAAGTGTGAGATGAGCAGCAAAGTCATCTGTCACATGATTAGGGTCGCCACCTGGCAGTGCTGCACATATGGGACAGATCtggaagacagggaga encodes the following:
- the LOC139927164 gene encoding E3 ubiquitin-protein ligase KCMF1-like, with the protein product MSRHEGVSCDACLKGNFRGRRYKCLICYDYDLCASCYESGATTTRHTTEHPMQCILTRVDFDLYYGGEAFSVEQPQAFTCPYCGRMGYTEISLQEHVAAEHTETSTEVICPICAALPGGDPNHVTDDFAAHLTLEHRAPRDLDESSGVRHVRRMFHPGRGLGGPRARRSNMHFTSSTTGGLSTSQSSSQSSNYSREAMDPIAELLSQLSGVRRSAGGQLSSGPSASQLQQLQMQLQLERQQAQAARQQLETARNATRGGGRANAILNTNSAAANPNPSANHNTNPSPNPGPPEPNAQHTAHSSQFLLSRLSEPRLSESERQACEAQWADRSLFVTELLLSTLLPDEDASASSSEDEDDCHGPLRNFADFEAMGCVEVMTLDVALENLNLKETTPATKTMKTTTKTTATKKEPPAPPL